In Clupea harengus chromosome 25, Ch_v2.0.2, whole genome shotgun sequence, one genomic interval encodes:
- the LOC105900456 gene encoding inhibin beta C chain, with translation MKKHAWNFIYTPSTHTERATRDNPAMLSSATQYILLSLGTLTLCFGLVECGAHRQLGDTHRALRLDALKASILSYLGMDRPPELMARKSEQELDRMSQQYRKMLQQLRGNSTQEEKLTQGTQRVSVTILPVSAFCFLPVVPVSVQKSEHHIHPTAHWYRAEFHRASSMGPEQALVQAQLKLHSADPGGSRTNQKIQIDIYESRGGNILLHHVEKFVIKRRFSSKNVTLDIRAAVEKWRVRSGNSTLTIDVGFSMGERTDQTIPKITLELDIISHDGEGKPRQVRSTKEEGCEEGNKCCRKSLNVSFKEIGWSDWVVAPSSYNMYFCDGSCPHNYKPASMHTQVKSRMHHMTKGATPRPCCVPAAYEPMILMHYDSRGKLKLSPFNDLIVSKCHCA, from the exons ATGAAAAAGCATGCGTGGAATTTCATTTAtactcccagcacacacacagagagagccacACGCGACAACCCTGCCATGCTCAGCTCAGCAACCCAGTACATCCTGTTATCCCTTGGAaccctcactctctgttttgGCCTGGTTGAGTGCGGGGCCCACAGGCAgcttggagacacacacagggccctgcGGCTAGATGCTCTGAAGGCCAGTATCCTTAGCTACCTGGGAATGGACCGGCCGCCAGAGCTCATGGCCAGAAAGTCTGAGCAGGAGCTGGACAGGATGTCTCAGCAGTACAGAAAGATGCTGCAGCAGCTCAGGGGCAACTCCACTCAAGAGGAGAAACTCACGCAGGGCACACAGAGAGTCTCAGTGACCATCCTTCCCGTCTCTG ctttCTGTTTTCTTCCAGTGGTGCCAGTAAGTGTGCAGAAGAGTGAACATCACATACATCCCACGGCTCACTGGTACAGGGCAGAATTCCACAGAGCCTCCTCTATGGGACCAGAGCAGGCACTGGTTCAGGCCCAACTGAAGCTTCACAGCGCTGACCCTGGTGGCTCACGCACCAATCAGAAGATTCAGATCGACATATATGAATCTCGAGGAGGAAACATACTGCTCCACCACGTGGAAAAATTTGTTATAAAAAGGCGATTTTCCAGCAAAAATGTGACACTGGACATAAGAGCTGCGGTTGAGAAATGGAGGGTGAGGTCTGGTAATAGCACTTTAACCATTGATGTCGGTTTTAGCatgggagagaggacagatcaGACTATCCCTAAGATAACCTTAGAGCTGGACATAATATCACACGATGGAGAGGGAAAACCAAGGCAGGTCCGGTCCACGAAGGAAGAAGGCTGCGAAGAAGGAAACAAGTGCTGCCGAAAGTCGTTGAATGTGTCTTTCAAAGAGATAGGCTGGTCTGACTGGGTTGTGGCACCCAGCAGTTACAACATGTACTTCTGTGATGGCTCCTGCCCCCACAACTACAAGCCGGCTAGCATGCACACGCAGGTGAAGTCACGCATGCATCACATGACCAAAGGGGCCACACCCCGGCCTTGCTGTGTGCCGGCAGCCTATGAACCTATGATCCTCATGCACTATGACAGTCGAGGAAAGCTGAAGCTCTCACCCTTCAATGATTTGATCGTTAGCAAATGCCACTGTGCCTGA